A region from the Flavobacteriales bacterium genome encodes:
- a CDS encoding DUF420 domain-containing protein — GGADLGSLPFFHAVLNASTAVLLFVGFVWIKNKKIALHRIAMMSAFILSAIFLVSYVISKLSNSPVPYGGEGWLRPTYFFILISHILLSIPVLPLALLAIYRGVTGEFQKHVKIVKWTFPIWMYVAITGVLVYLFMMPYYA, encoded by the coding sequence GGTGGTGCAGACTTGGGGTCATTACCCTTTTTTCATGCGGTCTTAAATGCGTCTACAGCAGTCCTCTTGTTTGTAGGTTTCGTCTGGATAAAAAACAAGAAGATAGCACTTCATAGAATTGCCATGATGAGTGCTTTCATACTATCAGCTATATTTTTAGTCTCTTATGTAATTTCAAAATTATCTAATTCACCAGTGCCTTATGGTGGAGAAGGATGGTTGAGACCCACTTACTTTTTCATTCTTATTTCCCATATTTTATTGTCCATTCCAGTATTGCCACTTGCCTTACTAGCAATATATCGAGGGGTTACAGGTGAATTTCAGAAGCATGTAAAAATCGTAAAATGGACTTTTCCCATTTGGATGTACGTTGCCATCACAGGCGTGTTGGTTTATCTTTTTATGATGCCGTATTATGCTTAA
- a CDS encoding TolC family protein, producing MKKILFLLFCSTLTLNLFSQKLWTLEECLRYAQEYNLTIKQAYLNADLSKQNFFQSKMGLLPSLNGNISDNTNFGRNIDPVTNEITVDRIRNNNFGLSSSVTLFNGFQNLNNIRKSNYDYLASKYDAEKMANDISVNIVTAYLQLLYNEDLILVSQQKVDVSDLQVQRISNMVEVGSLPAGDLLNTEAQKAQEELQLINAESQRDIALLNLKQLLDLPSTDDFSIVDFEVEPSEQFTALNTNDVYNQAIENLPNVKSAESKLQSSERSLAIAQGGRSPRLSMSASLGTAYSSASRKFVGYDSLATLPLPMYEDYSFEDQFNDNVSQSIGLNLSIPIFNGWQANNRISQAKIGVLQSQYRLQQSKNDLRKTIEQAQNDALSAHKKYLASKKTVDFQKQSFQYTQEKYDLQLITSYDYNNAKNTLFRAETDLLQAKYDYIFKTKMLDFYMGKPLTF from the coding sequence ATGAAGAAAATCCTTTTTCTGCTTTTTTGTAGTACGCTTACACTTAACCTATTCTCTCAAAAGTTATGGACTTTAGAAGAATGTTTGCGCTACGCCCAAGAATATAACCTTACAATAAAACAAGCCTATTTGAATGCGGACTTGTCTAAGCAAAATTTTTTTCAATCTAAAATGGGTTTGTTGCCATCTTTGAACGGTAACATTTCCGACAACACAAATTTCGGACGGAATATTGACCCCGTTACCAACGAAATTACGGTCGACAGAATACGTAATAACAACTTTGGGTTAAGTTCATCCGTTACACTCTTCAATGGTTTTCAAAATCTTAATAATATCCGTAAAAGTAATTACGATTACTTAGCCTCAAAGTACGATGCTGAGAAAATGGCTAATGATATTTCAGTAAATATTGTAACAGCTTATTTGCAATTGTTATATAATGAAGACTTGATATTGGTAAGTCAGCAAAAAGTTGATGTATCCGACTTGCAAGTGCAGCGAATTAGTAATATGGTAGAGGTGGGCAGTTTGCCAGCAGGAGACTTATTAAATACCGAAGCACAAAAGGCACAAGAAGAGTTGCAGCTTATCAATGCTGAAAGCCAAAGAGATATAGCATTACTGAATCTTAAACAACTATTGGATTTACCATCTACTGATGATTTTAGCATTGTAGATTTTGAGGTGGAACCGTCCGAGCAATTTACCGCTCTGAATACCAATGACGTATACAATCAAGCCATTGAGAATTTGCCAAACGTCAAAAGTGCAGAATCAAAGTTGCAAAGTTCAGAACGTTCTTTAGCCATAGCTCAGGGAGGGCGAAGCCCGCGCTTAAGCATGTCTGCAAGTTTAGGAACGGCTTATTCTTCGGCAAGTCGCAAGTTTGTAGGTTATGATTCCTTAGCAACTTTGCCATTACCAATGTATGAAGACTACTCTTTTGAAGACCAGTTTAACGATAATGTAAGTCAATCCATAGGCTTGAATTTGAGTATACCAATATTTAATGGATGGCAAGCCAATAACCGAATCAGTCAGGCAAAAATAGGCGTCTTGCAGTCGCAATACAGATTACAGCAATCCAAAAACGATTTGAGAAAAACCATTGAGCAGGCTCAAAATGATGCCCTTTCAGCACATAAGAAATACCTAGCCTCAAAGAAAACGGTCGATTTTCAAAAGCAGTCTTTTCAATACACACAAGAGAAATACGATTTACAGCTCATTACCTCATACGATTACAACAATGCAAAAAACACCTTGTTTAGAGCTGAAACAGACCTATTACAAGCAAAGTACGATTACATTTTTAAAACCAAAATGTTAGATTTTTACATGGGCAAACCCCTCACTTTTTAG
- a CDS encoding efflux RND transporter periplasmic adaptor subunit, which translates to MKVSGLAIGGIALLFFIATQVGWISNEEPISVSTELVEKRDLIETVSASGKIQPETEVKISPDVSGEIVSLYVMEGDRVEKGDLLLKIKPDTYQSMLERSQASLNTSKSALEKAIAQLSESESNFSRNKILFENGTISKSEFEKIEASYKVAVLSVEDGEYMVSSAEASLREAQENLNKTNIYAPISGTISRLNIELGERVVGTAQMAGTELLHLANLNLMEVAVEVNENDINSVSLNDTAIIEVDAYLGNTYKGIVSEIANSANVMGVSADQVTNFEVKVRILDEVSFRPGMTATVDIQTERAYGVLSLPIQAVTTRKDTANTDDKVECVFAFEENTANFIKVETGIQNDEYIQILSGLEDGQDVITGPYSAVSRLLEDGAFVSKSADGSAGGSSFSISVSSSQ; encoded by the coding sequence ATGAAGGTTTCAGGACTAGCCATTGGAGGCATTGCCTTATTATTTTTCATTGCCACTCAAGTAGGTTGGATTTCTAACGAAGAGCCTATTTCTGTTAGCACTGAATTAGTGGAGAAAAGAGACCTTATAGAAACCGTATCGGCAAGTGGTAAAATACAGCCAGAAACAGAAGTGAAAATTTCACCAGATGTTTCCGGAGAGATAGTAAGCCTTTACGTTATGGAAGGCGATAGGGTTGAAAAAGGCGACTTATTATTAAAAATAAAACCCGATACTTATCAGTCCATGTTGGAGAGAAGCCAAGCCTCTTTGAATACCTCTAAATCGGCTTTAGAAAAAGCCATTGCTCAGCTTTCGGAAAGCGAGTCGAACTTTAGTAGAAACAAAATCTTATTCGAAAACGGCACCATCTCAAAATCTGAATTTGAAAAAATAGAAGCCTCATACAAAGTAGCAGTATTAAGCGTAGAAGATGGGGAGTACATGGTATCAAGTGCCGAAGCCTCTTTGAGAGAAGCACAGGAAAATTTAAACAAAACCAATATTTACGCTCCTATTAGCGGCACTATTTCACGCCTAAATATTGAATTAGGTGAGCGTGTTGTAGGAACAGCACAGATGGCAGGAACAGAGCTTTTGCATTTGGCAAATCTTAACCTCATGGAAGTAGCCGTTGAGGTGAATGAAAACGATATTAACAGTGTAAGTTTAAACGATACTGCTATCATTGAAGTAGATGCCTATTTAGGCAATACCTACAAAGGCATAGTTTCTGAAATAGCTAATTCAGCCAATGTTATGGGTGTTAGTGCCGATCAGGTTACCAATTTTGAAGTAAAAGTTAGGATATTAGATGAAGTTTCTTTCCGACCAGGAATGACTGCTACAGTAGACATACAAACCGAACGTGCTTATGGTGTATTGTCTTTACCTATACAAGCCGTAACCACCAGAAAAGACACTGCCAATACAGACGATAAGGTGGAATGTGTATTCGCATTTGAAGAAAATACCGCTAATTTCATAAAGGTAGAAACGGGTATTCAGAACGATGAGTATATACAAATCTTAAGTGGTTTGGAAGATGGACAAGATGTGATAACAGGACCTTATAGTGCCGTATCTCGACTATTAGAGGACGGTGCTTTTGTATCTAAATCTGCTGATGGGTCAGCTGGAGGTTCCTCATTTTCTATTTCAGTAAGCAGTAGCCAATGA
- the tsaB gene encoding tRNA (adenosine(37)-N6)-threonylcarbamoyltransferase complex dimerization subunit type 1 TsaB, with the protein MSYILSIETATKSCSIALAKDGQLIDCFEEVSEKYSHSEQLTVFIQDILAKHHLSTKDLDAIAISSGPGSYTGLRIGVSTAKGLCYALDIPLISISTLEAMAQLISEDYPDFTLCPMIDARRMEVYCAFFGKQQSPVSAKVIDADSFAEELEQTKILFFGDGADKCQDTLTHPNAHFELGIYPSARGMIALAHQNFSAKAFEDLAYYEPFYLKEFIAGVKK; encoded by the coding sequence ATGAGTTATATTCTTAGCATAGAAACAGCCACTAAGAGTTGTTCCATAGCTTTGGCAAAAGACGGGCAACTCATCGATTGCTTTGAGGAAGTATCTGAAAAGTATTCGCATTCCGAACAGCTTACGGTTTTCATTCAAGACATTCTTGCAAAACACCATTTGAGCACTAAGGACCTAGACGCTATAGCTATAAGTTCTGGTCCAGGCTCTTATACCGGCTTACGCATAGGCGTGTCCACTGCCAAAGGATTATGTTATGCTTTGGATATTCCCCTTATTTCCATTTCTACTTTGGAAGCTATGGCACAGCTTATTTCAGAGGATTACCCCGATTTCACCCTTTGCCCTATGATAGATGCCAGACGAATGGAAGTCTATTGTGCGTTCTTTGGTAAACAGCAAAGCCCTGTTAGTGCTAAGGTGATTGATGCCGATAGTTTTGCTGAGGAATTAGAGCAAACGAAGATTTTATTTTTTGGCGATGGTGCCGACAAATGCCAAGATACTTTAACACACCCCAACGCCCATTTTGAATTGGGTATTTACCCCTCTGCTCGTGGAATGATTGCCTTAGCTCACCAAAATTTTTCTGCTAAAGCCTTTGAAGATCTAGCCTATTACGAGCCTTTTTACCTTAAGGAATTTATAGCAGGGGTGAAGAAGTAA
- a CDS encoding DUF393 domain-containing protein, with product MHSILFVAEIFLVASNDLSPLPILGGSSFCCPSIAQVGCSILSFSKKEISIHYLCRVLTIYIDNWCPMCVRFGRWLKNLDVFGNIQQKDIRTYEGTLISKEKGLQQLASLTPQSTVYYGFDSVWQIVLRLPLLWLLVPLFFLLKISRLGHWGYNELAVKRQIIPLHCKEEDCSPS from the coding sequence ATGCATTCTATACTATTTGTGGCTGAAATATTTCTAGTAGCCTCAAATGATTTATCACCTCTTCCAATATTAGGGGGCAGCAGTTTTTGTTGTCCCTCTATTGCACAAGTGGGCTGCTCAATTTTATCTTTTTCTAAAAAAGAAATAAGCATTCACTATCTTTGTAGGGTGTTAACTATCTACATAGATAATTGGTGTCCTATGTGTGTGCGTTTTGGTCGTTGGCTCAAGAACTTGGATGTTTTTGGTAATATCCAACAAAAGGACATTCGTACTTACGAAGGTACACTCATTTCTAAAGAAAAAGGACTGCAACAATTGGCATCGCTTACCCCTCAATCAACCGTTTATTACGGTTTCGATAGTGTATGGCAAATTGTTTTGCGTTTGCCTCTTTTGTGGCTTCTCGTTCCCTTATTTTTTCTTTTAAAAATCAGTCGATTGGGGCATTGGGGCTATAATGAACTGGCGGTAAAACGTCAAATCATTCCCTTGCACTGCAAAGAGGAAGACTGTTCGCCTAGCTAG
- a CDS encoding thioredoxin domain-containing protein, translating into MKNHAHTNALINETSPYLLQHAHNPVNWYPWNEETLAKAKSEGKLLIISIGYSACHWCHVMEHESFEDEEVAQIMNDRFINIKVDREERPDVDQVYMEAVQLMQQRGGWPLNCIALPDGRPVWGGTYFPKGRWMEQIEQVANFYVQKPKEMLEYAEKLAKGIQLSELVTYNSEEASFSWNDLESMLNVWQSQFDNKEGGPNKAPKFPIPNNYQFLMRYAHLRKDNQLHEYVQLTLDKMAYGGIYDQVGGGFARYSTDKLWKIPHFEKMLYDNAQLVSLYSEAFLAYGKPLYQETVVQTLEFIERELSDTSGAFYSALDADSEGEEGKFYIWKKEELKALIGNDYALFSNYYNVDSKGFWEYGNYILLRDKSDLEFCQKEKIEPSTFREKVRSWNTLLLQEREKRERPGLDDKSLTSWNAMMCKGYVDAYLAFGNTGYLNKAIKNANFILNQQLQTDGSLWHSYKNGKSTINGFLEDYAFTIEAFVRLYEATFEAKWLRHSEALVSYCKSHFYDTESGMFYFTSSLDAPLVARKMEVNDNVIPASSSTMANNLFLLGQLLGNEDYLQMAKVQLNNIKAQLPSYPSGYSNWASLMLKNIAPFYEVAVVGANASSTALELYQKYHPNTLLLGSTDESDLPLLKNKMVKEQTTIYVCQNKSCQLPTTEIKQALNLIQ; encoded by the coding sequence ATGAAAAATCATGCTCATACCAATGCGCTTATCAATGAAACAAGTCCGTATTTGTTGCAACACGCTCATAATCCAGTCAACTGGTACCCGTGGAATGAGGAAACATTAGCCAAAGCAAAGTCAGAAGGAAAGTTACTCATCATCAGCATCGGCTACTCCGCTTGCCATTGGTGTCATGTTATGGAGCACGAAAGTTTTGAGGACGAGGAGGTTGCACAAATTATGAACGATCGTTTCATAAATATTAAGGTAGATAGAGAAGAACGACCGGATGTTGACCAAGTGTATATGGAGGCTGTTCAACTCATGCAACAGCGAGGGGGCTGGCCACTCAACTGCATCGCCTTACCAGATGGTAGACCCGTTTGGGGCGGCACCTACTTCCCTAAAGGGCGGTGGATGGAACAAATTGAACAAGTAGCTAACTTCTATGTGCAAAAGCCAAAGGAAATGCTAGAGTATGCCGAAAAATTGGCAAAAGGCATTCAACTATCAGAACTGGTAACTTACAATTCTGAAGAAGCCTCTTTTTCTTGGAACGATTTGGAGAGTATGTTGAACGTTTGGCAGAGTCAGTTTGATAATAAAGAAGGTGGTCCTAACAAAGCCCCCAAATTTCCCATCCCTAACAACTACCAATTTTTAATGCGCTATGCCCATTTAAGAAAGGATAATCAACTCCATGAATACGTTCAACTTACTCTGGACAAAATGGCTTATGGTGGCATCTATGACCAAGTGGGCGGTGGCTTTGCTCGCTACTCTACGGACAAACTGTGGAAGATTCCCCACTTTGAAAAAATGCTTTACGATAATGCTCAACTGGTGAGTTTGTATAGCGAAGCATTTTTAGCCTATGGCAAACCGCTATACCAAGAAACAGTAGTGCAAACCCTAGAGTTTATTGAGCGAGAACTTAGCGATACAAGTGGCGCTTTTTATTCTGCTTTAGATGCCGATAGTGAAGGCGAAGAAGGCAAGTTTTACATTTGGAAGAAAGAGGAGTTAAAAGCCCTTATTGGCAACGATTACGCCCTCTTCTCTAACTACTACAATGTGGATAGCAAAGGCTTTTGGGAATATGGAAATTACATTTTGCTAAGGGACAAATCCGATTTAGAATTTTGTCAAAAAGAGAAAATTGAACCATCAACTTTTAGAGAAAAAGTAAGGTCTTGGAACACACTTTTATTACAAGAAAGAGAGAAGCGTGAACGACCAGGCTTGGACGATAAATCCTTAACCTCTTGGAACGCAATGATGTGCAAAGGCTATGTTGATGCCTATTTGGCTTTTGGCAATACAGGCTACCTCAACAAAGCCATTAAAAACGCCAATTTCATTCTTAATCAGCAACTACAAACGGACGGCAGTCTGTGGCATTCCTATAAAAACGGAAAGTCCACCATCAATGGGTTTTTAGAAGATTATGCCTTTACCATTGAAGCCTTTGTTCGATTGTATGAAGCTACTTTTGAGGCGAAATGGCTAAGACATTCTGAAGCCTTAGTGAGTTACTGTAAAAGTCATTTTTACGATACCGAAAGCGGTATGTTTTATTTCACTTCATCTCTTGATGCTCCACTAGTTGCACGTAAGATGGAGGTCAACGATAATGTGATACCAGCCTCCTCGTCTACTATGGCAAACAACCTCTTCTTATTGGGGCAACTGTTAGGCAATGAAGACTATTTACAAATGGCAAAGGTGCAACTCAATAACATTAAAGCACAGCTGCCCTCTTACCCTTCAGGCTATTCCAATTGGGCAAGCCTGATGCTAAAGAATATTGCTCCATTTTATGAGGTTGCCGTAGTTGGTGCAAATGCTAGTTCAACTGCTCTAGAACTATACCAAAAGTACCACCCCAACACCTTATTGCTAGGGAGTACTGATGAAAGCGATTTGCCTTTACTAAAAAACAAAATGGTAAAGGAGCAAACTACCATTTACGTCTGTCAGAACAAAAGCTGTCAGTTACCCACAACGGAGATTAAACAAGCATTAAATTTAATACAATGA
- a CDS encoding dipeptidase, with product MEHINHYISEHKDRFINELMDLLRIPSISADPAYADDVHACAKAVESHLIKAGADNVEICQTPGYPIVYGEKIIDPNLPTVLVYGHYDVQPADPLELWESGPFEPVIKKTDIHPDGAIFARGACDDKGQMYMHVKAFELMMQTNSLACNVKFMIEGEEEVGSDNLGDFVKANKERLKCDAILISDTGIIANDTPSITTGLKGLSYVEVEVTGPNRDLHSGLYGGAVANPINILCEMIASLKDENNHISIPGFYDNVMELSMQEREDMARAPFSLDDYKKALDLSDIHGEEGFTTMERTGIRPTLDVNGIWGGYTGEGAKTVIASKAFAKISMRLVPNQTDEEITKLFENHFKSIAPKSVKVDVRPHHGGEPYVAPTDSPAYLAASAAMESTYGKKPVPVRSGGSIPIVALFEQELGVKSILMGFGLDSDAIHSPNEHYGIFNYLKGIETIPHFYTNFKAEFKG from the coding sequence ATGGAACACATCAACCACTACATTTCAGAACACAAAGACCGATTTATCAACGAGCTAATGGATTTACTACGTATTCCATCCATTAGTGCCGATCCAGCCTATGCTGATGATGTACACGCTTGCGCCAAAGCCGTTGAAAGTCACCTTATAAAAGCAGGCGCAGACAATGTAGAAATCTGTCAAACGCCAGGCTACCCTATTGTCTATGGCGAAAAAATTATTGACCCTAACTTACCCACTGTTTTGGTATATGGACACTATGATGTACAACCAGCAGACCCTCTTGAATTATGGGAAAGCGGTCCATTTGAGCCTGTTATTAAAAAGACAGACATTCACCCCGACGGCGCTATATTCGCTAGAGGAGCTTGTGATGATAAAGGACAAATGTATATGCACGTCAAAGCCTTTGAACTGATGATGCAAACCAATTCATTGGCATGCAATGTGAAGTTTATGATTGAAGGCGAAGAAGAGGTAGGCTCAGATAATTTGGGCGACTTCGTAAAAGCCAATAAAGAACGTTTGAAGTGCGATGCTATACTTATTTCCGATACTGGAATTATTGCCAACGACACCCCTTCTATCACAACTGGACTCAAAGGCTTGAGTTATGTAGAAGTAGAAGTTACAGGTCCAAACAGAGACCTTCACTCTGGATTGTATGGTGGAGCAGTAGCTAATCCTATCAACATTTTGTGTGAAATGATTGCCTCATTAAAAGATGAAAACAACCATATTTCCATACCTGGATTCTACGACAATGTAATGGAATTATCTATGCAAGAAAGAGAAGATATGGCACGTGCACCGTTTTCCTTAGACGATTATAAAAAAGCCTTAGACCTCAGCGATATTCACGGTGAAGAAGGCTTTACTACTATGGAACGTACAGGCATTCGTCCAACCTTAGATGTCAATGGAATATGGGGTGGATATACTGGTGAAGGGGCAAAAACAGTCATCGCCTCCAAAGCCTTTGCAAAAATATCCATGCGATTAGTCCCCAATCAAACAGATGAAGAAATTACCAAACTATTTGAAAACCATTTCAAGAGCATAGCTCCAAAAAGTGTAAAAGTAGACGTTCGTCCCCATCATGGAGGCGAGCCTTACGTTGCACCAACAGATAGCCCTGCCTACTTAGCGGCAAGTGCTGCTATGGAAAGCACCTATGGTAAAAAGCCTGTGCCGGTAAGAAGCGGAGGAAGTATTCCTATTGTGGCTTTGTTTGAACAAGAGTTAGGAGTAAAATCTATACTTATGGGCTTTGGATTAGATAGTGATGCCATACACTCACCAAACGAGCATTATGGTATTTTCAATTATCTAAAAGGCATTGAAACCATTCCTCATTTTTACACAAACTTCAAGGCAGAATTTAAGGGATGA
- a CDS encoding 2,3-bisphosphoglycerate-independent phosphoglycerate mutase — MRGKKTVLMILDGWGHGDRTKSDAIHHANTPFIDSLYHSYPNTELQTDGLAVGLPEGQMGNSEVGHLNIGAGRVVYQDLAKINKACAENTLESMPKLQDSFRYAIENNKPLHLMGLVSDGGIHSHSTHLFELCRLANKAGLKEVYVHAFTDGRDTDPKSGKGFLETLEDNLHGAKIASICGRYYAMDRDNRWERVKLAYDLLVKGDGEHFNTVSESVQASYDNGVTDEFIKPIILSKNGTIKEGDAVICFNFRTDRCREITTALSQKDMPEHGMQTLKLHYTTMTMYDKNFNDVKVIFEKDNLNNTLGQVIAENGLKQIRIAETEKYPHVTFFFSGGREAEFRGEKRLMASSPKVATYDLQPEMSAHEIVDKIVPELEQGTADFVCLNFANPDMVGHTGDYRAIVKAVETVDQCTKEVVKAGLKSDYAFIIIADHGNADFAVNEDGSPNTAHTTNPVPCFLLNSEHTSIKKGKLGDIAPTVLTLMGIDIPKEMTGETLV; from the coding sequence ATGCGAGGAAAGAAAACGGTTTTAATGATTTTGGACGGATGGGGACATGGTGACCGAACTAAATCTGATGCTATTCACCATGCCAATACCCCATTTATTGACTCTTTATACCATTCCTACCCAAACACCGAATTACAAACAGACGGCTTAGCAGTAGGTTTGCCTGAAGGGCAAATGGGTAATTCTGAAGTAGGACACCTCAACATTGGAGCAGGAAGAGTCGTATACCAAGACTTAGCCAAAATAAACAAGGCTTGTGCTGAAAACACACTGGAGAGCATGCCAAAACTACAAGACTCTTTTCGGTACGCTATAGAAAATAATAAGCCCTTACACTTAATGGGACTAGTGTCCGATGGGGGTATCCACTCCCACTCAACTCACCTTTTTGAATTGTGCAGACTAGCCAATAAAGCTGGCCTAAAAGAAGTCTATGTTCACGCTTTTACAGACGGAAGAGATACCGACCCTAAAAGTGGAAAAGGATTTTTAGAAACATTAGAAGATAACTTGCATGGAGCAAAAATAGCATCCATATGTGGGCGTTACTATGCCATGGACAGAGACAATAGATGGGAACGCGTAAAACTAGCTTATGACCTATTGGTAAAAGGGGATGGAGAACACTTCAATACAGTTAGCGAAAGCGTACAAGCATCTTACGACAATGGTGTAACGGACGAATTTATTAAGCCTATAATCCTATCAAAAAACGGAACTATAAAAGAAGGAGACGCTGTTATCTGTTTCAATTTCCGTACCGACAGATGCCGAGAAATCACTACCGCTCTTTCTCAAAAAGATATGCCAGAGCATGGAATGCAAACTCTAAAGTTGCATTATACAACCATGACGATGTACGATAAAAACTTTAACGACGTCAAGGTCATTTTTGAAAAAGATAACCTTAACAATACACTTGGACAAGTGATAGCCGAAAATGGACTAAAACAAATCCGAATTGCTGAAACTGAAAAATACCCTCACGTTACCTTTTTCTTTTCTGGTGGTAGAGAAGCTGAGTTTAGAGGCGAAAAACGCCTCATGGCAAGTTCACCAAAAGTAGCTACATACGACTTGCAGCCAGAGATGAGTGCCCATGAAATCGTAGATAAAATAGTCCCTGAGCTAGAACAAGGTACAGCAGATTTTGTATGTCTAAACTTTGCCAACCCAGATATGGTTGGACACACTGGGGATTACAGGGCCATTGTAAAAGCGGTAGAAACCGTAGACCAATGCACTAAAGAAGTTGTTAAGGCTGGTTTAAAAAGCGATTACGCTTTTATAATAATAGCCGACCATGGCAATGCCGATTTTGCTGTTAATGAAGATGGAAGTCCGAATACAGCACACACTACAAATCCAGTACCATGCTTTCTACTCAATAGCGAACACACAAGCATTAAAAAAGGAAAATTGGGCGACATTGCCCCAACAGTATTAACCCTCATGGGAATAGACATTCCCAAAGAAATGACCGGAGAAACATTAGTATAA